One Leucobacter muris DNA segment encodes these proteins:
- a CDS encoding Ig-like domain-containing protein, which yields MLRAPVITAPTLVGDVPVGGSATSAVKVLNGPVIPATDGYSIVAPPSFGTATVNDAGVVAYAAPAGMPLGTIDSVTVRVTDKVGQSETVDVRFEAYEGAAAPDITMEQPDAAFVLDLLDGSGGEGKALAAVSLVSGDAAVQPDLASGAVAVMPDHAWSAGEAAHEITLAYTVADARGGTATGTVTVAVLPKPAFAHTEPGLVSKTARVGDLVQFDAGALLPGNLPETGAFTVLQQPTALPNAGAAGPAAAMRQLSAFSMLLATGPATVNEAGIVTVDTRGMAVNTQYEFVVRATDRVGQFADQTFRINLAAAAARTDEPGVTSATSRAARLASTGADPSGLLLAAGALLLGGMLLVRRSTRRSV from the coding sequence GTGCTGCGGGCTCCGGTCATCACCGCACCGACGCTCGTGGGCGACGTGCCGGTCGGGGGAAGCGCGACTTCGGCGGTCAAGGTCCTGAACGGTCCAGTGATCCCCGCCACCGACGGCTACAGCATCGTTGCACCGCCGAGCTTCGGCACGGCGACGGTGAACGACGCGGGCGTGGTCGCCTACGCCGCCCCGGCCGGCATGCCGCTCGGCACCATCGACAGCGTCACCGTGCGGGTCACCGACAAGGTCGGGCAGTCCGAGACGGTCGACGTCCGATTCGAAGCGTACGAGGGCGCGGCCGCCCCCGACATCACGATGGAGCAGCCCGACGCGGCGTTCGTGCTCGACCTGCTCGACGGCTCGGGCGGGGAGGGCAAGGCCCTCGCCGCGGTCAGCCTCGTCTCCGGCGACGCGGCAGTGCAGCCCGACCTGGCCTCCGGCGCAGTCGCGGTGATGCCGGACCACGCCTGGAGTGCGGGCGAGGCCGCGCACGAGATCACTCTCGCCTACACCGTGGCGGATGCCCGGGGCGGCACCGCCACGGGCACCGTGACCGTCGCCGTGCTGCCGAAGCCGGCGTTCGCCCACACCGAGCCGGGCCTCGTCAGCAAGACCGCCAGAGTCGGCGATCTGGTGCAGTTTGACGCCGGGGCCCTCCTGCCGGGCAATCTGCCCGAGACCGGGGCCTTCACCGTGCTGCAGCAGCCCACGGCGCTCCCCAATGCGGGTGCAGCGGGCCCCGCCGCCGCGATGCGGCAACTCTCGGCATTCTCGATGCTGCTCGCGACGGGCCCCGCCACCGTGAACGAGGCCGGGATCGTGACCGTCGACACGCGAGGAATGGCGGTGAACACGCAGTACGAGTTCGTCGTGCGGGCCACCGACCGGGTCGGGCAGTTCGCCGATCAGACGTTCAGGATCAACCTCGCAGCGGCGGCGGCCCGCACCGACGAGCCCGGTGTCACCAGCGCGACTTCCAGGGCTGCACGGCTTGCGAGCACCGGTGCGGACCCGTCGGGGCTGCTGCTCGCTGCCGGAGCGCTGCTCCTCGGGGGCATGCTGCTGGTGCGTCGCAGCACTCGGCGAAGCGTCTGA
- the pstB gene encoding phosphate ABC transporter ATP-binding protein PstB produces the protein MSKRIEVNDLNVYYGSFLAVEGVSINIEPCSVTAFIGPSGCGKSTFLRTLNRMHEVIPGARVEGEVLLDGDDLYGPGVDPVLVRRQVGMVFQRPNPFPTMSIRENVLAGVNLNNRKISKSDADDLVERSLQGANLWNEVKDRLDKPGSGLSGGQQQRLCIARAIAVSPEVLLMDEPCSALDPISTLAIEDLIDELKKEYTIVIVTHNMQQTSRVSDRTAFFNIAGTGKPGTLIEYDATSKIFSTPSVKATEDYVSGRFG, from the coding sequence ATGTCCAAGCGCATCGAAGTCAACGACCTCAACGTCTACTACGGCAGCTTCCTCGCCGTCGAGGGCGTCTCCATCAACATCGAGCCCTGCAGCGTCACCGCGTTCATCGGCCCCTCGGGCTGCGGCAAGTCGACGTTCCTGCGCACCCTCAACCGCATGCACGAGGTCATCCCCGGCGCGCGCGTCGAGGGCGAGGTGCTGCTCGACGGCGACGACCTCTACGGCCCGGGCGTCGATCCGGTGCTCGTGCGCCGGCAGGTGGGCATGGTGTTCCAGCGCCCCAACCCGTTCCCCACCATGTCGATCCGGGAGAACGTGCTGGCCGGCGTCAACCTCAACAATCGCAAGATCTCGAAGAGCGACGCCGACGATCTCGTGGAGCGCTCGCTGCAGGGCGCCAACCTGTGGAACGAGGTGAAGGATCGCCTCGACAAGCCGGGATCGGGCCTCTCGGGCGGTCAGCAGCAGCGCCTCTGCATCGCCCGCGCCATCGCGGTCTCGCCCGAGGTGCTGCTCATGGACGAGCCCTGCTCGGCGCTCGACCCGATCTCGACGCTCGCCATCGAGGATCTGATCGACGAGCTGAAGAAGGAGTACACGATCGTCATCGTGACCCACAACATGCAGCAGACCTCGCGCGTCTCGGATCGCACGGCGTTCTTCAACATCGCCGGCACGGGCAAGCCGGGCACGCTCATCGAGTACGACGCCACTTCGAAGATCTTCTCGACCCCGTCCGTGAAGGCGACCGAGGACTACGTCTCGGGCCGCTTCGGGTAG